AATGTTGAAAGTGCATCTGGAGGGAATGCCGATGACAATATTAGACCCCGCAAGGACAAAACGACAACCCCTGTTCCACAGACATCATTTCTCAGGTTCTAACTGCTTCAGATACTTGGTTCGTCATTACCAATTTTATTAAATTAACTTTTTCGAACATTGCAATGTGAAACATTCATACCTTGTTATAACTCTTATGTAGACAGCAGATTGATCCCGAGACTGCAAAATACTTTGCGGAGATTGCTAACGTCATAGAAGGTACAGAAATTGACCCAGAGGAGCGGTCTGTCATCTGTGGAAATGCATTGGAAGAAACCAGAGGGAAAGAAGCAGAACTCGCGACTGATTATATAATAAGCCATACTTTGCAAACTCTACTTGAAGGCTGTTCTTTGGATCACCTTTGTAGTTTCCTTCAGAGCTGTGCAAAGAATTTCTCTCATATTGCAGCTGATAGATCAGGTTCTCATGTGGTTGAAACAGCTTTAAAATCTCTATCGTTTCACCTTCAGGATAATGAGAACCATTCTCTGATTGAACAGGCTTTGACTAAAATCTGTAAGGTACGAAATACTGTCGTCTTCATTGTTTGTAATGTAATGTTGTCCTATTTCATAGTTTGCATTAGAACATGTTAGTTGTTTGCATAACCCTTTTCGCTCTTGTGGTTCTATGTGAAAGCCCTTCTATAAATCTGCTACAAGATTTAATGTAGGGAACTGTCACAGTGGATCAGAATAAAAAGTGAATATAATTTGTTGGTCATTACATGATCCAGGTTCTTAACTTGATTGTTCATTGGCTCTTTTATATTTGTGTGTCAGGCAATTGTTGTCAATCCCGTTGATATAATGTGCAACTGCCATGGATCTCACGTGCTTCGGAGTCTTCTTTGCCTATTTAAAGGGGTGCCTTTAGAAGATTTCCATTCCACAAAGTCATCAGTTGGCTTGGCTGAACGCTTGAATCTCAAGGCGCCTCATGCAAAAGACCATGGCCCACCGAAGTCTCAGCAAATATTTCCTAATTTGCTTAAAATTTTTGTGTCAGAGTTGTTAAATGCTGCCAGCAAAGACATTTCGACACTTCAAGTTAATCAATTCAGCAGTTTAGTTCTGCAGGTATATAATTTATGATCCCAGGCTCCATTCTTACATCAGTCTTTTGCTGACAGTATGTAAACGTGCAAAAGATGATAAAGACGACTATGTCAACACTTCTAATAAATGTTTGTATGCCAACTAATGATTCATATCTTGTTTAAGGCCACTAGTTTAAACCACAACTGTCGAATTACATATCAACGAGCAATAACTAATTTACGCTCTTATTTGCAGACTGCTTTGAAAGTATTGGCTGGAAATGAACAGGAATTGTTGTACTTAATTCGAGTTCTTCTTGGGATCAGCACTGAAAGCGCCAATGCTGGAAACTTGTTAGAAGGAAAAACCATAAGAAACATTTTAAGGCTAGTGGAAGAAACTGCATACAGTCACTTAATGGAGGTAAAATATTGTTGATGTCTGTTTATGTTTCCTCTCTGTATATGCTTTTCCAACAGAAGGGGAGCCTTGGTGTAAccggtaaagttgctgccatgtgacctggaggtcacgggttcgagccgtggaagcagcctcttgcagaaatgcagggtaaggctgcgtacaaaagacccttgtggtccggcccttccccggacgcCGCGTGTAgcaggagcttagtgcaccgggcttcCCCCTTCTATATGCTTTTCCAACAGTGGTTGTTGTATATTTAACTGGTTTAAGAGCTCCTTGTAATGGAATCAATCTGTATGCTGCACATGGTCGTATTCCACTTTTGTTAATGGTATTATCAAGATAGGCATAATTCAATCTAATTTGAATGGAACAATTGGATATTTTGTGGTAGGACTTTAGTACAATTCTCCTGTTAAAAAAGGACTATAGTACAATTCAGCATCTACTTTAGATGCTTGAACAACAGTTTCCCACTATGCTGCCCCACAGTGATTGTCGTGACCTGTAGATTGCAGAAACACTCAGTTGTTATGAGCCCACAGTCATGCAGTTTTAAACAATTCCAGCTGAATTAGTTGCCTACTCATATATTTAGCATATCAGCATTCTATTTCTGCAATCTAGTATATATAGAGGATGGTTGGACGTGTTACACAATCCAACCATCTGAAAGAAAAGCTTAGAGAAAATGTTAATCCTTAGAAGAGGGCTTTGTGCTAATATATATCAGCATAAGTTGTTTGTGGTTTGTCAACATTAATCCTCCTTTTTTCTGTAAAATCAGCTGAAGCCTAGGTCCATAGAGACGTTGTAAGGTTTCTGACATGATGATTTACTCTGCTTCTTTTAGCTGCAATGCTTTCTATCTTGTATGCTTTTCTCCTTGCTAGAACTTGTTTAACGTTTTAATGCACAATATTGCAGGCCATCCTGGAATTTGCTCCTGAAACATTGTACAATGAATTGTTAATGGAAGTTTTCAGGAAGTCATTGTTTCGGATGTCAACTCATCACTGTGCCAACTTCGTCGTGCAGGCTTTAGCATCTCACGCCAAAAGTCCGGATCATGTAAGGACTTTCAAACTTCAACATTAGGAATATTGCTTTCATATAAGATAAACGTAAGGACCAGTAAAATTGAGTCTAACAACCTTGAGAAGTTCATTTAGATCCAAATGTTGGTAGATATGAAAATCAGTATGCAGTGCGCCaacctatcaaaaaaaaaaaaaagaaagtatGCAGTGCGTCAGATGACCTTTAAGGCGTGTCTTCTATTTTCATTGCACAATTATACTGATAGTTTGAAATAGGTTTTGTCAACTGATTCTCATGTTTAATCATATGTTGGTTTATAGCATCACTCACGCACTTATGTTGTTACAAGATGGGCTTGATCTGGGAGGAGCTTGGGACAAAGTTTCACGATCTTTTTGAAATGGGAAAGACTGGAGTTGTTGCTTCTGTCCTTGCTGCAACTCAAAGACTCCACAGCCATGAACATGAGGTTTGTTGTGAATATTCAAGGTCACACTTTATATTTCCCTATGTTGTGTTCAAACATTCTAGATATTCATTTTGGATGATATGAGGAAATAGGGGAGGAATTCTGCTAAGCTGTTTTTTACTTCTCATGGTACCATCTTGGTGCTGAtttgaataaaatttattttatctGATCAAAAGAAATATTCATTTACCCAGTGTTCAGTTCGTTTATGGATAAATATTTCtttttggtcttttttttttgagaatgaaaTATTTCTTTTTGTCTTCATTTCCTTCATATAttgaaaaatatttatatttactATAAGGAATGAAGGATCAGCTGAATGTATTGCTTTCCTTGTGTCTTCTCGGTTTCAGTGTTGTCAGGCTATTGCTGCCGCTGTATGCACAGGAGATGAGTTTCCCAAGTGTATCGTCCCCCGAATATTATTTCTTGAAAATTTCTTTTGCTCAAGAGACAAATCTAACTGGAATTGGCCACATGGAACAAAGATCCATGTAGTTGGATCTTTGATTCTGCAGTCGATATTTAGACTTCCCAGTGTATGTGTCCTTTTCTCATTCTTCTTTTGAATTTGATTCTATGTATATGCATGTCTATGCCACATATTCACCTCTTCCAACACCCCCTGCCTCTTCATTACTATGTTGATAGTCTTTAGCTTAGGTCTGACATCTGAAGTCTTCTACCTAGCTTGTTTGCTTCTACTCTTACTTATATCTTCTATTATTTCAAAACCAGTGCTTAGTTATCGTGTATCTTATATTTAACCTATATTGTATTGCCATTATAGTAACTAGTCAAGTGTTACTGTCAGCATGATTAATCTTTTTTGATATGCTACAGGAACTCATACAGATCTATGTTACTAGTATCACATCTTTGGAAGAGCATCAAGTTCTTGAGGCATCGAAAGATTCTAGTGGTTCACGGGTCATTGAATCTTTTCTCAACTCAAATATATCGGCAAAGCAAAAGAGGAAGTTAgttgccaagtatgtatgacaacAGACTTTTGTTACTCCATTTAAAGTTGGAAATGATATTGTTGAGTTGCTAATAATGATGATCTGTCACTTGAAGGCTTCGAGGACATTTTGGTGAGCTCTCAGTGCACCCATTTGGTTCATTTACAGTTGAAAAGTGCTTCACTGCTAGTAACTTGAATCTGAGAGAGACAATAGTGTCGGAAATGTTACCTCTCCAAGCAGAGCTATCCAAGACTAAGCAGGGACCTTATCTACTGAGGAAACTCGATATTGATGGGTAAGCTATAGGCTTTCGTTTCCATTTTCActgcttccccccccccccccccccccccgtttcCACTATCTAATGTAGCTCAAGGGCAGAATTTATGGTGCCCTGTTGCTGAGAACACATTTTCTCCTGATCCAGGATATGTTGTGTCATAACTCCTATCTTTTATGCATTTTAATCTTGTTTGTGTCACAAAGTTAAAGGGCTAGATACATTGAGATTATTGTTTCTTGTCATCCAAGCATGCCTGTTTCTTATTCTTTATAATTTAGTTACTTCATGTTGTTTAGCATTAACATTAGCATCTGAATGGACGCCTACAGAGATGGGCGAATTATGTTTTGTGGCAGTTTGAGCTGCCGCTATTAGCAACGTTTTTGGTTATAAAAAGACATTAGCATTTCTAAACTTTGAGATTACATGCTGTAATTAAACACTCATCTTTATTGGAAAAGTGCAAATTAACAGTGGGAAGACCTTAGGAAACTATTCTGACGGACTCATTTAAAGTTGTGTTGAACTTTCCTGGTTTCTCTGGTACTTATTTGGCTTCCTTTTCTGTCATGATAGATTTGCAAGGCAACCTGAGCAGTGGAAGTCAAGACAAGCTTCACAACAATCTGCTCTCAAAGAATTTTATGCTACATTTGGACCAACGGAAACCAAATCAAATGAGTCTGTCAGAAAGCCATTTAAAAAGGAGAGCTTTCTTGCTGATACTGTTTCCAAATCAAAGCCAGGAAAGTTAAAAGACATTAGAAAAGAGATTGAGACGACTTTGGCTTCTGCCAAAACTTCCAATACCCCCTTTTTGGCTCATCAGGgttcaaaaaaaatgaaaagatcgAAAGACGAGAAGAAAAGGCATAGGAAAGATGGAGATTCAGAATCTCAAAGAAAGAAGATGAAAGTTTAACTGTAATGTTTATAGGTTCTTTATTCAATTTTTCATTACTCTGAATGATCAGTTTTGGGCACTTTGTGTTTTTTGATCAGAAAGGCATGGAATTTTTATTGGATGCCGAATATACTTGATTTAGTTGTTCATGCAATTTTTGTTCTTTCATTGGTAAGTTTAAATGGTTGGTTCATAAATGCACAGATATGAAAAAGTTAATAGTATTCACATCTATAAAACTTTGGGAAATACATCTAACAACAAATTTCATAGCTACCAATGAACAAATTTGGATCCTGTATTTGTGCTGCAAGTGACTATCCTAACTGGATAGTGAAAACTAACTTTGTACTATCAAACTACATTGATATTGAATGAAGGAATTGCTTTGAAGGCGCTGTTCTTTGCTGAGTTTTAGTCATCCTACGGAGGCTTGAACCTGATACAAGAATGTGATATCTGAGAAATCTGCTTATGGAGGTAAGTCATGAACACTTTGGGATTCAGAAATTACTTGTTTTGTATAGGATTCCATCTGCTTGGAGGTATTCTTCTAAAGCTTGAATCAACTTTCTTGTATGGTTTCTTCTGATTTGCATGCAGACCGTTGAGTGTTTGTGATGTTGAAGTTTTAGCAGTGGGATACTCTTTACTGATGAGGAAGCGAGCTGCATGTGCGGCATTGGACTCTGAGCTAAGAATCAAGAGAAGTGCTAGAACAAAAGCAGCTAGTATTCTTGAATGGCTCTTCATACTCATGCTGTAAATTAAGTTGAAGGATGTTAATGGTGTACTTTCTGCTGCAGGGTGAGTGAAATATGAGGTGATCAAGATAGTAAGTAATAGGTTATGGTGATTTGTTAGCTTTGAAGCTGAGGTGATGAGATTTATATATGATGTTTGAATGTGTTGTGAAGGATCCAATGCTAGTGGGATCATGTGATGTTCCTTTGACTGTTCTGTGTTGGAACTCTGATTTCCAGATAAGTTGTTAGAAAGTTTCAGAGTGATCATGTGACCTGGCACGTGATAATATTTATTTACTGTGGAAGCCTGAGGAGGTGGTTATTATAATAGTCTTTTAACTTTTGATATTGGAAGATTTGATTTCATCCCTTAAGAATTGCTTTGATCTTATTCTAATCCTCTTGAAGCTGTTTTAAATGGGTTGGTGCTAGTTGGCCTTCCCTTTAACTACTTTTTGTGGTGCCATTTTGTTGGGTTTCAAATACGAACCTTAAAGCTGTTGCTTCACGGGCGAGCTACTCAATCAATAACATTTGATTATAACAATCATGTTTCTTAAACCGATCTTTCAGTTATGTAATAGTGTATGTTCTTTATAACAAAATTCCGCTATAGCAGCTGAAAAAATTGGAACAAATGATGCTGTTATAGGGAGGTTTGATCGTATTGGTGGTTTCACAAAGAACAGTTCACAATATTTATATTGGTTGCGGTCTTAGATGAGCTTAAATGTACTAGTATGGCAAGTGAGCATTTTCTTTACAATTGATAACAATGCAATACGGTTATTGAGAATTCATAAAGTTGATAACAACTTGTTTGAAATTGAAAAGTAGTTGTTGTTATGGTATCATTTTTGTAAATTTCCACTGGGATGGCACCGGGCGATTGGTGTAATTTCATTTTTTATTCCTCTTAGTTGTCTTAATTAATACGTGTAGCTTACAAGGCATGTGTAAAAAGGTTCAGAGTATTTGCAAGTCAAAAAGATGCTCTAATATTTTATAGTCTGCCTTCTGCGGATGCAGCCTTGGAAAATGTTTATGGAAGGAGGAGGCAGAGTCTTCACTTTTTATTTGGCGTTATTGCTAATTTGCTATTATTAAAGAAATAAAAGCGTTCTGAAATCGGTGTGCTTAAAAGCGCAGATCCCCATCCCTTTGAAGACCATCGTCATATGATCAATTAGCACTTTTCATGAACCCaaaccaaccccccccccccccctcctctccCTCCCCCAAACACACGCACACACAGAGTAGTGCTGGAGCAATAAATTTTTATTAAgtgatttaaaatttaaaaaagtaAAACACACAAAGAAGTTAACGAGATTGAGcatttactatatatacataaagaaCAATTATTGATAATGATTTTTTATCAATCATATACATTTTCTGTTCAAATTCTTCATAATCTGTATTAAGAAGAAagtactaattttatttagtCTAACTTTACGAATTCTATTTATTCTGACTTTCTCTTTCAAAATTTTTAGTGTTAAGAAGATATGAAAATGCGTTTATCTCTATAAGAAGAGTGCATTTCTAGGTGTGAAGTAGAAGGGAAGAGATGTCGCAATCGAATATTGAATAAAAcgactttttttttattatcgctttgattatatatatgataaatTACTTCCCCCTACTTATAAGTAAAGGAAGGTAAAGAGAGCATTCTCTACTAATAGTTTCTTCCGTGGCTCGAACCCAATCTGATTAAGAACAGAATACTCATTCATCACATCGGTGGTGGGTTGACACTACCACTTTAATAATCTTTACACGtctaaaatgaaagaaaatgaaTACCACCTTTTAACTTTTTTCTTTCCTTCTGGAAATTCGTGTGGAATGTTGAAGTTCGAAAAGAATCATAGTTGAAAAACACGGCCAAGAAAACTTCAAAGTTGCATCTACGACTACCAAAGCTATTTCGTTGATCAATTGTCTACATTAGACACAACTAAGCCGTTCCCTTTCCAACTAATAATTTCCTAATCATATGACCATCTTTGCCTAGTTTAGGAAtattagccttttttttttctttctttctttcttttatccTTGTTAAGGGAGGTGGCTAGCTGTGCATGATATCTAAATATATTTTAATTTACAGgtttaataataaataaatatctACTTATAAAGTTTATAGCAAAGCATTAAATAAATTTGTCATCGGTGTGCCTTAGAATACAAAATACATTACATATATAGAGCATTTCTTTGTAATTAGTTGCGCAAAGGGACTCATCTTGGGTTTAAATCTCATCAGCCTACGTACTAAATAATGGGTTCGAGTATCTAGCACGATATGTCGATATCACCATTTCTTTAAAGTTTTAAAGCAAAGAGGACGACTATAGTAGTATAGTTGTCACATTGGCAAGTTTTGTGCATTTCAAAAAGCTAAAACAAACAACATTTCgtattttttaaaaagtacttctAATTGTTTGAGCTCTTCTTTTATTGCATTATTTTGCTGCTAGTTTAAAGTTGAAGCTTTTTTCAAAGAACGCGTTTACTTTGGGAGTAAGGTGAACACTTTTGAAGACATGTGCATTTAAGATAGATGAAGAAATATGCAACAAAAGAACTTGAAAGACATATTCAAGAAAGCAAGTGATCATTTTCATATCGATTCCATGATTACTATTGAATACACTATTGGCCGAGAGTTATCGTGAAAGAGTTGAGGAATGTATTTGTTCTACTTGGCTAACGATAAGGATACTTTTGTACAAAAACAAACAAAGGGTATAATTGCTCTATTTTCTTTATAGTCCGGGAGTATATCTGTTTCATTTAGCTAACAGTATAGATACTTTTGTGCCAAAAGACAAGCGAAAAATTTAATTACTATAACCAATaattcaaaaatatttttgaCCGTTCTCCCTCGAAGAAAATGTAATCTCAAATTTCTGGTTGGAGTTaatgtaaaatttaaccaattGCTTGCATGTAGACAGAGTACGGAGAGATGAACTAAATCTGTCATCCGAATaaaataatgttgttgtagaCTTTTTTGGTTAGCCGacatgaaaaatgaaaatagaaaCAGTTGAGCCACTCGCCTCGATTTTCTATTTTTGACTTATTCCTACTTAGGTAATTTTTTATTAACTTTCATTTTTATAAAATGACGGATTTTGGACTATAAGAGTTGAGACATCTAGTTAAATTTAATTAAGACATAAATTATTTTTAACTTCTTGAATAGAAACTACATAATAGATATATAATGTTCTTATACAATATAGTAAGGATTATAATCGAATAGTTAGATCCTCTATCCAAAATCAGAAATTTTGGATTCCAGTCTTAGGTATAATCTTCTTTTTAATCTaaaaatgttttttatttttgatgAACTTTAAACATTGTGCGAATTCATATTAACCAGGTTCCAATGCAAATAGTAAATATCAAGTGAGAAATTACTCAAAAAGAGTAATACTACTAATATTAGAGAAAATGACAAttatggtcccttatgtttgagggtaggcttaaaatagtcccttaagttgCACTGAACAATTTTGATCCTTTAAGTTTGCTAAAAGCTAAAGACTTTTAGTCACAAATATTTACCGAACTCTATATGTTAGATTTGACAGAACtattaaaaaatagaaaaattagcgggaactcacatttagagttacaatttttgtagtttctgctattttttgtttatttctaGAATTTGATACAACTTTTCGAGGTATAATTTCTGCTATTTTATATATTGTTCAGTTTTTCACGTAACACATTTCAGGATTTGATGAGACTTTTTTGATGTTTATGGTTAAATCTTCTCATTTTCATGTAGTGCAGTTTATTGGTCTAGTGCAGTTTTTCATGTAACACATTTTAGGATTTGAATTTTGATGAGACTTTCTTGGTGCTTATGGTTAGATGTTTTATTTTCTACTGTTCCTGTCAAATCTAATGAACATAAATTGTTAATTTTTGgcaaatttaaaggaccaaaaatatcaatgcatacttaagggactattttgaacctacactcaaacataagggaccatttttgtcacgtTCTTACTAATGTTCCATCCTTTTCTAAAGCCGCGGGAGGAAAGGTGTACACGTCTGACGCCACAGTGCCACACGGACAAAGACAAGTCCACGAAATTTCGTGATAGGGGTAAATTCGTCCATCAAATAATAGGATTATAAACACATAAGAGGTCAATTTTGTCTTTATATCAAATTTTATCGAAGTGCATCATCGGACTCAGCTACGTCTCGGGTCAGTATCCATCATCTCCAAGCCCAAAAACGAAGAAAATCTTCTCTTCAATTTGAACTAGATCTCAATTTCTTCCAATTAATTTCAAATTTCTGTACGATTTTCGGTAATATATTTACCTTCTTTTTAGGTATGTACATGTTCAtgctttcgttttttttttttttttttcaacaatctATTTCGATCTACTTACCTGGATTATTATgcggatttttttttgtttgtatgaTTCGTATGTCTCTCGGCTGTTTGGTTTATGGCGTTTATAATTAAGAGATAGTGGTAAAAAACACACATGAAGTATCACTTTTTTTGCGAGTTTTCTAGCTGAATTATCATGAGTTTTCGTTTCCAACCTGAGTTTTCTACCTGAATTATCATGAGTTTTCGTTTCCAACCTGAGTTTTCTACCTGAATTATCATGAGTTTGCGTTTTCCTTTAATTATCTGCGTGGAGTGCCATTTGACAccaatttttaaacaaaaaaagagTGTATACCACGCACCATTTGATACTAGTCGAGATGTTTTTGATAAATAGTTAGTGATAGTTCAGGTCGGAAACGCAAACacttgatagttcaggtaggaaactcgaaaaaaaaaatgatacttcaggtgtgtttttgaccattatctctctAATAATTAATAGTGTTTCAATTCGATAATATGTGCTTTCCGTTCGATAGTAATGTACTTAAATACTGTAGTTTCCGGTTATTTGGAACAATTATTTGCTGAATTCCGTGCTTTGGCTATGAACTGTTTCCTGCTATCTAGTCGTAGCATTTCCATCACTTAGTTTCCTTTGAATAATTGATTGTATTTGCTTTTCAAgtcttgttttctcttgagccgagggtcttttggaaacagTCTCCCTATCTTTCGagatgggggtaaggtctgcgtatactttACTCTCCCCAGACTCCATATTGTGGGAtatcactgggtatgttgttattatattttcttttcaAGTCTTATTGTTTATAATTGCCCTCTTTGGTAACttcggaaaaagaaaaaaaaggaaagaattgCTTATAGATGTCAGTATATATGGTTTTTATTCTTGTTCTAGAGACTCAATTAAACAAAACCTATTCCTAAACAAATACGAACCAGTTAGAATTTAGCATATTACAGTTTAATTGCAGAGACTCATGGATGGTTAAGTTAATTTTGGTAGATTGGAATATCGAAATATGGGGAGCAATTGTTTACCTTTTTTGTAGGTGCAGCTGCTTTCACCTTTTTCTTTAAGAAAACATCAAATCATTAGGTTGTCTATATAGTACTAGAAATATCTAAACAACCAGATGAATAGAGTATAGCTCTCAAAATATCTTGACAGACTTAGCTTCATCAAACTGCCATTTGAGAATTGAGATAGAAGGCAATGCTTTATATGGCGTTGAACTTTTTTTCATGCAACAGCCATATGAGTAGAAAAGGATAGCATAAAACCTTCTAACAAGGAAGATATTCCATGCTTGACGTTATCCTTGTCTTGTTATTATCTTCTGGATGTATCCTACAACTTTCCTGATTATTTTATcgctaagaccagggtaaggacggtaagaggagactcggagcacttccctgttatgatggggttgcatcagggatcagctcttagcccgtttctattcgccctggtgatggatgaattgacgcgataaatacaaggtgaggtgccttggtgtatgttgtttgcggatgacatagtcctgattgacgagactcgcaacggagttaacgataagctggagaGCTGGAGACAGatgttggagtctaaaggatttaaattgattAGGACCAAGACaaaatacttggagtgcaggttcagtggcctaccgcgtgaggctgacggggaagtgaggcttggtacccaggccattcaaaagaaaggaagtttcaaatggggatatcgacgacgatgtttcacatcgtattggtgcagggtggatgaaatggaggctcgcctccggagtgctgtgtgataagaaagtgccaccaaaacttaaagacaagttctacaaagtggtggttagaccgactttattgtacggggcggagtgttggtcagtcaagaaatttcacgttcagaagatgaaagtcgcggaaatgcgaatgctgcggtggatgtgtgggcacactaggagggatagaattaggaatgaagatatccgagacaaggtgggagtggcatcggtggaggacaagatgcgggaagcgagactgtgatggtttgggcatgtgaagaggagagacacagatgctccagtgcggaggtgtgagaggttggatatggacggtttcaggagaggcaaagggaggccgaagaagtattggggagaggtgattagacaagatatgacacagtttcagctcactgaggacatgaccttagataggagattgtggaggactcagattaggatagaaggctaggtggcttattCTTTCACcttagtagttgtagttttgctcatttgtttattaccatttgatttctgcatttgattgctgcttatatttgttgggccgttgtactttggttatcgtATTTATCTATaatagttaatgctcctttctttccggactgttctaccatgactttctcgcttttgttattccttgttttcatattgttttcgatatgcttgggcctatctgacctttttgtcttgttttcctctcttgttctcctctcttgagccgagggtctttcggaaacagtcg
The nucleotide sequence above comes from Lycium barbarum isolate Lr01 chromosome 3, ASM1917538v2, whole genome shotgun sequence. Encoded proteins:
- the LOC132633558 gene encoding pumilio homolog 23 isoform X1 yields the protein MVSVGRHALVLRKHKGCDLRDQPTARENQTNNQGVRKRTMGRKSSKKHAGVNVDHNVESASGGNADDNIRPRKDKTTTPVPQTSFLRQQIDPETAKYFAEIANVIEGTEIDPEERSVICGNALEETRGKEAELATDYIISHTLQTLLEGCSLDHLCSFLQSCAKNFSHIAADRSGSHVVETALKSLSFHLQDNENHSLIEQALTKICKAIVVNPVDIMCNCHGSHVLRSLLCLFKGVPLEDFHSTKSSVGLAERLNLKAPHAKDHGPPKSQQIFPNLLKIFVSELLNAASKDISTLQVNQFSSLVLQTALKVLAGNEQELLYLIRVLLGISTESANAGNLLEGKTIRNILRLVEETAYSHLMEAILEFAPETLYNELLMEVFRKSLFRMSTHHCANFVVQALASHAKSPDHMGLIWEELGTKFHDLFEMGKTGVVASVLAATQRLHSHEHECCQAIAAAVCTGDEFPKCIVPRILFLENFFCSRDKSNWNWPHGTKIHVVGSLILQSIFRLPSELIQIYVTSITSLEEHQVLEASKDSSGSRVIESFLNSNISAKQKRKLVAKLRGHFGELSVHPFGSFTVEKCFTASNLNLRETIVSEMLPLQAELSKTKQGPYLLRKLDIDGFARQPEQWKSRQASQQSALKEFYATFGPTETKSNESVRKPFKKESFLADTVSKSKPGKLKDIRKEIETTLASAKTSNTPFLAHQGSKKMKRSKDEKKRHRKDGDSESQRKKMKV
- the LOC132633558 gene encoding pumilio homolog 23 isoform X2, producing the protein MGRKSSKKHAGVNVDHNVESASGGNADDNIRPRKDKTTTPVPQTSFLRQQIDPETAKYFAEIANVIEGTEIDPEERSVICGNALEETRGKEAELATDYIISHTLQTLLEGCSLDHLCSFLQSCAKNFSHIAADRSGSHVVETALKSLSFHLQDNENHSLIEQALTKICKAIVVNPVDIMCNCHGSHVLRSLLCLFKGVPLEDFHSTKSSVGLAERLNLKAPHAKDHGPPKSQQIFPNLLKIFVSELLNAASKDISTLQVNQFSSLVLQTALKVLAGNEQELLYLIRVLLGISTESANAGNLLEGKTIRNILRLVEETAYSHLMEAILEFAPETLYNELLMEVFRKSLFRMSTHHCANFVVQALASHAKSPDHMGLIWEELGTKFHDLFEMGKTGVVASVLAATQRLHSHEHECCQAIAAAVCTGDEFPKCIVPRILFLENFFCSRDKSNWNWPHGTKIHVVGSLILQSIFRLPSELIQIYVTSITSLEEHQVLEASKDSSGSRVIESFLNSNISAKQKRKLVAKLRGHFGELSVHPFGSFTVEKCFTASNLNLRETIVSEMLPLQAELSKTKQGPYLLRKLDIDGFARQPEQWKSRQASQQSALKEFYATFGPTETKSNESVRKPFKKESFLADTVSKSKPGKLKDIRKEIETTLASAKTSNTPFLAHQGSKKMKRSKDEKKRHRKDGDSESQRKKMKV